Proteins found in one Sporosarcina jeotgali genomic segment:
- a CDS encoding prephenate dehydrogenase, producing MTTNVSIIGLGLIGGSLALALKRNPELIITGFDRSYKSADEAYRRGIIDSVAPSVKAAAKEADYIIFAVPVAATVQLLQEAVTWDMKSSVIVSDTGSTKKPIMSAAQGLIEKGITFIGGHPMAGSHKSGISAAIGHLFENAYYVLTPAENGHPDDLERMKTLLTVTRGKLAVLDAAEHDQMTAVVSHFPHIIASSLVNMLSSQEQGQPFVRRLAAGGFRDLTRIASADPVMWRDITVQNKEQLVDQLDRWLSEMHSVRKMLNESDPDSIQQFFDDAKHFRDNLPSVAQDAAQGALYMQFDLHIDIPDHPGVISEITRILASNEISLTNIRIVETRTDVYGILVISFRSAAERNNAAQVLEKETEYSMQIL from the coding sequence ATGACAACTAATGTATCTATTATCGGACTAGGCTTAATTGGCGGATCTCTAGCGTTAGCATTGAAACGTAATCCTGAACTCATCATCACAGGATTTGACCGCTCCTATAAATCTGCCGATGAAGCGTATCGGCGAGGAATCATTGACTCCGTTGCTCCGTCGGTTAAAGCTGCAGCAAAAGAAGCAGACTATATAATATTCGCTGTGCCTGTTGCGGCCACGGTTCAACTGTTGCAGGAAGCTGTAACGTGGGACATGAAATCATCAGTAATCGTAAGTGATACAGGCAGTACCAAAAAACCAATTATGAGTGCAGCACAAGGATTGATTGAAAAAGGAATTACCTTTATTGGCGGACATCCGATGGCGGGTTCACATAAAAGCGGAATCTCGGCAGCCATAGGGCATTTATTCGAAAATGCCTATTATGTATTAACGCCTGCAGAAAATGGTCATCCAGATGACCTCGAGCGCATGAAAACTTTATTAACCGTGACGCGAGGGAAGCTGGCTGTGTTAGATGCAGCTGAACATGATCAAATGACTGCAGTAGTCAGCCATTTTCCACATATCATCGCGTCATCGCTTGTAAATATGCTGTCTTCACAAGAACAGGGGCAGCCTTTCGTGCGACGATTGGCAGCTGGCGGTTTCCGTGATCTCACACGAATTGCTTCTGCGGACCCGGTTATGTGGAGAGATATCACAGTTCAGAACAAAGAACAGCTAGTGGATCAGCTGGATCGATGGCTATCCGAAATGCACTCTGTACGTAAAATGCTTAATGAGAGTGATCCTGATTCGATTCAACAGTTCTTCGATGATGCAAAACATTTCCGAGACAATCTTCCATCGGTTGCACAAGACGCAGCACAAGGTGCATTATATATGCAATTTGATCTTCATATAGATATCCCTGATCATCCAGGTGTGATTTCTGAAATCACACGGATCTTAGCTTCAAACGAGATTAGTTTAACGAATATAAGAATTGTTGAAACGCGCACAGATGTATATGGAATTCTCGTTATTAGCTTCCGTTCTGCAGCAGAACGAAACAATGCTGCACAAGTACTCGAGAAAGAAACCGAGTACTCTATGCAAATACTTTGA
- the aroA gene encoding 3-phosphoshikimate 1-carboxyvinyltransferase, whose product MEKIDMITAAFNGEALNGTIRVPGDKSISHRAVMLGAIAKGKTTISGFLAGEDCLSTIRIFSQLGVEIERNGSDVSVTSPGISGWKNPVEALDAGNSGTTARLLLGILAGSSVTAEITGDRYLRKRPMRRVTAPLNEMNARFKGNTETETLPVTVEGTKLKAMSYEMPIASAQVKSAILFAGLSAEGTTLVTEKAVSRDHTERMLRQFGASVQSEETSVSIAGGQSLQACDVKVPGDISSAAFFMCAAAMVPGSKITFLEVGLNPTRTGIIDVLQEMGAKVSFGERVNGEGEPYGELTVESSDLHAIEISGAMIPRLIDELPVIALLATQATGTTVIKDAEELRVKETDRIEAVCSELQKLGAIIEPTPDGMRITGPTKLTGGMLRSHGDHRLGMMAAISSVVADGPVQIEDASCINVSYPGFFEHLDSLTRSKH is encoded by the coding sequence ATGGAGAAAATAGACATGATCACAGCTGCCTTTAATGGAGAAGCTTTGAATGGAACAATTCGAGTTCCAGGTGACAAATCAATTTCGCATCGTGCTGTCATGCTCGGCGCAATCGCAAAAGGGAAAACAACGATTAGTGGCTTCCTAGCCGGTGAAGACTGTCTTTCCACCATTCGGATTTTCTCTCAGCTCGGAGTGGAGATTGAAAGAAACGGTTCGGATGTAAGTGTCACAAGTCCGGGCATCAGCGGATGGAAAAACCCTGTAGAAGCGCTGGACGCTGGGAATTCGGGAACCACGGCTAGATTATTGCTTGGTATTCTAGCGGGATCATCAGTTACTGCTGAAATTACGGGAGATCGTTATTTACGTAAACGGCCAATGCGCCGTGTAACCGCCCCGTTAAATGAAATGAATGCTAGATTCAAAGGGAACACTGAAACTGAGACGTTGCCAGTGACAGTGGAAGGTACTAAGCTTAAAGCCATGTCCTATGAGATGCCTATTGCAAGTGCACAAGTTAAATCAGCTATTTTGTTTGCCGGTTTATCTGCAGAAGGAACGACACTAGTTACTGAAAAAGCTGTTTCCCGTGACCATACAGAAAGAATGCTTCGCCAGTTCGGTGCCAGCGTCCAATCTGAAGAAACTTCAGTCTCCATTGCTGGCGGTCAGTCTTTGCAAGCGTGTGACGTAAAAGTACCGGGAGATATTTCTTCAGCAGCTTTTTTCATGTGTGCTGCAGCAATGGTTCCAGGGAGCAAGATTACTTTTCTTGAAGTAGGTCTCAATCCTACCCGTACTGGGATTATCGACGTTTTGCAAGAGATGGGGGCGAAAGTATCCTTTGGTGAAAGGGTTAATGGAGAAGGCGAGCCATATGGCGAGTTAACGGTAGAATCATCTGATTTACATGCAATTGAAATTAGCGGCGCAATGATTCCGCGGCTTATCGATGAATTGCCTGTGATTGCATTACTCGCAACACAAGCAACGGGTACAACGGTCATTAAAGATGCTGAAGAACTTCGAGTGAAAGAAACAGACAGAATCGAAGCAGTTTGTTCAGAATTACAAAAGTTAGGCGCCATCATAGAGCCAACACCTGACGGCATGCGCATTACAGGTCCAACCAAGCTGACTGGCGGAATGCTGCGTTCACATGGTGATCATCGATTGGGGATGATGGCTGCGATTTCATCTGTAGTAGCGGATGGACCGGTACAGATAGAAGATGCTTCTTGTATAAATGTTTCTTATCCGGGATTCTTTGAACATCTGGATTCATTGACTCGTTCGAAACACTAA
- a CDS encoding tetratricopeptide repeat protein, with protein MEQVQQLENMITNGNLQGIEETVKQLTNSTEFDAVYDSATLLMEYGLVPQADQLYDALLAHMPDAGQLKIDRAEAMMALGREDEALLLLTDIHSEEEEYLQALLLLADYYQTIGMAEVALAKIEEASALAPEEPVIRFAKAELLLESGKYSEAARLYLQLKERGVDEVGGASIEARIAEAYSAGAAYEEAVPYYESLLKQGDVLPDTLFGAAYSQYQSGNPQPALRHLDQLIDMDPDYFSAYMLAGQASLLLEENEKAFTFFTEGIRRDEFDKELHLAAGKAALKLGKSDAAERYLGDALALDPEYVEARISLASLFEQQEQYENLLELLRDTSEEQLEIPLLAAFKAYAEENLERYTEAYHSYVLAYTGMKEDPEFLERYAKFLLEEGKRSEAMNIVKELVALVPDHPEWTSFLEDQEEEEA; from the coding sequence ATGGAGCAGGTACAACAGTTAGAAAACATGATTACGAATGGCAATCTGCAAGGGATTGAAGAGACAGTAAAGCAACTGACAAACAGCACTGAATTTGATGCGGTTTATGACAGCGCAACTCTTCTTATGGAGTACGGTCTCGTTCCTCAAGCGGATCAGTTATATGATGCGTTACTTGCTCATATGCCAGATGCAGGGCAACTGAAAATAGATCGGGCAGAAGCTATGATGGCGCTGGGAAGAGAAGATGAAGCGCTCTTACTCTTAACGGATATCCATTCAGAAGAAGAGGAATATCTTCAAGCACTCTTGTTGTTAGCTGATTATTATCAAACCATTGGAATGGCGGAAGTTGCACTTGCTAAAATTGAAGAAGCATCAGCTCTCGCTCCTGAAGAGCCGGTCATCCGTTTTGCAAAAGCAGAACTTCTGCTGGAGAGTGGCAAATATTCAGAGGCCGCCCGTCTTTATTTGCAGCTGAAAGAGCGCGGGGTGGATGAAGTTGGCGGAGCATCCATAGAAGCGCGCATTGCTGAGGCGTATAGCGCAGGTGCTGCATACGAAGAGGCGGTTCCTTACTACGAATCCTTATTAAAACAAGGCGATGTACTACCAGACACGCTTTTCGGGGCAGCTTACAGTCAGTATCAAAGTGGAAATCCGCAGCCGGCTTTGCGGCACTTGGATCAGTTAATCGATATGGATCCTGATTATTTCTCCGCATATATGCTTGCAGGTCAGGCAAGTCTGTTACTAGAAGAAAATGAAAAAGCGTTCACATTCTTTACAGAAGGAATACGCAGGGACGAATTCGATAAAGAACTTCATCTTGCTGCTGGTAAAGCGGCTTTGAAGTTAGGAAAATCCGATGCAGCAGAGCGGTACTTGGGTGATGCACTTGCATTAGATCCTGAATACGTAGAAGCACGAATCTCTCTGGCCTCTTTGTTTGAACAACAAGAGCAATACGAAAACTTGCTTGAACTCCTTCGGGATACATCCGAAGAGCAATTGGAAATTCCTTTACTCGCTGCATTTAAAGCATATGCTGAGGAAAACTTGGAACGGTACACAGAGGCATACCATTCTTACGTTCTGGCATACACTGGCATGAAGGAAGATCCGGAATTTCTGGAAAGATACGCGAAATTCTTGCTAGAAGAAGGGAAACGATCGGAAGCGATGAACATTGTAAAGGAACTGGTGGCACTTGTACCGGATCATCCTGAATGGACATCATTTCTAGAGGATCAGGAAGAAGAGGAGGCGTAA
- a CDS encoding ReoY family proteolytic degradation factor, whose translation MEAMIPVAAKKDFIRWFLKRYRLKRRECVWILNYLLSHEKILRNVHFTDDAHFCPRAMVISTTDSNGVPFRFYKGSLMTTDAEKSFHDLRLHPDEKMFIQLNFLKSNSSPQYASVLEENPYFPMDQQVSERDRQIAQQLLKESVTTMTKETLMKHVDEALDANDEEQFLALSAMLNELKVFEER comes from the coding sequence ATGGAAGCCATGATTCCTGTCGCTGCCAAAAAAGATTTCATTAGGTGGTTTTTAAAGCGCTATCGTTTAAAGCGCCGGGAATGTGTCTGGATTTTGAATTACTTATTAAGCCATGAGAAGATTTTGAGAAATGTCCATTTCACAGACGACGCACATTTTTGTCCAAGGGCGATGGTGATTTCGACAACAGACTCGAATGGTGTGCCTTTCAGATTTTACAAGGGGAGTCTGATGACAACGGATGCGGAGAAGTCGTTTCACGATTTGCGATTGCATCCGGATGAAAAAATGTTCATTCAGCTTAACTTCCTAAAGAGCAATAGTTCACCGCAATATGCGAGTGTACTTGAAGAGAATCCGTATTTTCCAATGGATCAGCAAGTCAGTGAACGGGATCGCCAAATTGCTCAGCAGCTGTTAAAGGAAAGTGTAACAACGATGACGAAAGAAACACTAATGAAGCATGTGGATGAAGCACTTGATGCTAATGATGAAGAGCAATTTTTGGCACTATCTGCTATGCTGAATGAATTGAAAGTATTTGAAGAGCGCTGA
- a CDS encoding DUF2487 family protein, with translation MNWNASDMNLFLQQKEYIDTLVVPLLKVETVEERMKASASSTDFLMNLADYLELQFKGRIMVAPPFAYTPSMELQQFGEVLSDDLSKSSFKHIFYMTTDSQWTSIEMPGKVLWLPAIPIENMDDRLKQSILEDQLKQLLPQLTEEWIK, from the coding sequence ATGAATTGGAACGCTTCTGACATGAATTTGTTTCTGCAGCAAAAAGAGTACATAGATACATTGGTAGTTCCGCTTCTAAAAGTGGAGACTGTTGAAGAACGCATGAAGGCGAGCGCATCATCAACTGATTTCCTCATGAATTTAGCGGACTATTTAGAACTGCAATTTAAAGGACGAATTATGGTTGCGCCGCCTTTTGCATACACACCTTCCATGGAGCTGCAACAATTTGGTGAAGTGCTGTCAGATGACCTCTCCAAATCTTCTTTTAAACATATTTTTTATATGACAACGGATTCTCAATGGACAAGCATTGAAATGCCAGGAAAAGTATTATGGCTGCCCGCCATTCCAATTGAAAATATGGATGATCGGCTAAAACAATCTATTTTAGAGGACCAATTGAAGCAGCTGTTACCTCAATTAACTGAGGAATGGATAAAATAG
- a CDS encoding ubiquinol-cytochrome c reductase iron-sulfur subunit, with protein MSSKVSRRQFLNYTLMGVGGFMVSAAAMPMIRFAIDPVLASSEGGDFIPTDQKADDVTETPVRVDYTIKDRKDAWYKSDVSNTAWVYKDGDKIIALSPVCKHLGCTVNWAGDDTHPNEYFCPCHGGRYEKNGKNVPGTPPTGPLDQYEVEVIDGLVHLGKTMPNTLV; from the coding sequence ATGAGCAGCAAAGTGTCTAGACGCCAATTCCTTAACTACACATTGATGGGTGTCGGCGGATTCATGGTCTCAGCAGCAGCAATGCCAATGATTCGCTTTGCAATTGACCCGGTTTTAGCATCATCAGAAGGTGGCGATTTTATCCCAACGGATCAAAAAGCAGATGATGTTACAGAAACGCCAGTACGCGTCGATTATACGATCAAAGACCGTAAAGATGCTTGGTACAAATCAGACGTTTCAAACACTGCTTGGGTCTATAAAGATGGCGATAAAATCATCGCACTATCTCCTGTTTGTAAACATTTAGGTTGTACAGTAAACTGGGCAGGCGATGATACACACCCTAACGAGTACTTCTGTCCTTGTCATGGAGGCCGCTATGAGAAGAACGGTAAGAACGTTCCCGGTACTCCGCCAACTGGTCCACTTGACCAGTATGAAGTTGAAGTTATTGACGGCCTTGTCCATCTCGGTAAAACAATGCCGAACACATTAGTCTAA
- the qcrB gene encoding menaquinol-cytochrome c reductase cytochrome b subunit — translation MMNKIYDWVDERLDITPIWRDIADHEVPEHVNPAHHFSAFIYCFGGLTFFVTVIQILSGMFLTMYYTPDIENAWKSVYYLQNEVAYGEIVRGMHHWGASLVIVMMFLHTLRVFFTGAYKKPRELNWVVGVLLFVVILGLGFTGYLLPWDMKALFATKVGIEIAGSVPFIGEWIKILLAGDATILGAQTLTRFFAIHVFFLPAALLGLLAAHFIMIRRQGISGPL, via the coding sequence TTGATGAACAAAATTTATGATTGGGTCGATGAACGGCTTGATATCACCCCGATTTGGCGCGATATCGCTGATCATGAAGTACCCGAACACGTAAACCCCGCACATCATTTTTCTGCATTCATCTATTGTTTCGGAGGATTGACATTCTTCGTCACGGTAATCCAAATCTTATCTGGTATGTTCCTTACAATGTATTACACACCGGATATAGAAAATGCTTGGAAATCCGTTTATTATCTTCAAAACGAAGTTGCTTACGGAGAAATCGTGCGTGGTATGCACCACTGGGGAGCCTCTCTCGTAATTGTAATGATGTTCCTACATACATTACGTGTATTCTTTACAGGTGCTTATAAGAAGCCTCGTGAATTGAACTGGGTTGTCGGCGTTCTTTTGTTCGTTGTCATCTTAGGTCTTGGATTCACAGGATACTTATTGCCATGGGATATGAAAGCTTTATTTGCTACAAAAGTAGGAATTGAGATTGCAGGTTCTGTTCCGTTTATAGGTGAGTGGATTAAGATCCTTCTTGCAGGAGACGCGACGATCCTTGGAGCTCAAACGTTAACGCGATTCTTTGCGATCCACGTATTCTTCCTGCCTGCAGCACTTCTTGGATTGCTTGCAGCACACTTTATCATGATCAGAAGACAAGGTATTTCCGGACCGTTGTAA
- a CDS encoding menaquinol-cytochrome c reductase cytochrome b/c subunit, giving the protein MQHGKGMKFVGDSRIKSNRMSNTPKDYSEYPGKTEAFWPNFLLKEWMVGAIFLTGYLIITLAHPSPLERQADPTDTTYIPLPDWYFLFMYQLLKYEFASGPFNVIGAIVVPGLAVGALMLVPFMDTSKERRPWKRPLPTGFMLLAFAAIFYLTWESVVNHDWEKAAAQGAIVEEVEFDETAPGYEIYTGSSCIGCHGDQFQGGLGLPLTDTGLAPEDIEKIAHDGIGSMPPGQWDGSDEDLKTMAEFISNLGKE; this is encoded by the coding sequence ATGCAGCACGGAAAAGGTATGAAATTCGTTGGAGATTCACGTATTAAATCGAATCGAATGTCCAACACACCTAAAGACTATTCCGAATATCCGGGTAAGACGGAAGCCTTCTGGCCAAACTTCCTTTTGAAAGAGTGGATGGTTGGAGCAATCTTCTTAACTGGATATTTGATTATTACACTTGCACATCCATCTCCGCTTGAGCGTCAAGCGGACCCTACGGATACGACATACATTCCTCTTCCAGACTGGTACTTCCTATTTATGTACCAGTTGCTGAAGTATGAATTTGCGTCTGGTCCATTCAACGTCATTGGAGCAATTGTTGTTCCAGGACTTGCAGTGGGTGCACTTATGCTCGTTCCATTCATGGATACTTCGAAAGAACGCCGTCCATGGAAACGTCCATTGCCAACTGGCTTCATGCTACTGGCATTTGCAGCAATTTTCTATCTGACATGGGAATCTGTAGTGAACCATGACTGGGAAAAAGCAGCGGCACAAGGAGCAATCGTTGAAGAAGTTGAATTCGACGAAACTGCGCCTGGCTATGAGATTTATACGGGTTCGTCCTGTATCGGTTGTCACGGTGATCAGTTCCAAGGCGGATTGGGTCTTCCGCTGACAGATACTGGCCTTGCACCTGAAGATATTGAAAAGATCGCTCATGACGGGATTGGTTCAATGCCTCCAGGTCAATGGGATGGTTCTGATGAAGATTTGAAAACGATGGCTGAGTTCATCTCGAATCTTGGAAAAGAATAA
- a CDS encoding DUF1405 domain-containing protein has protein sequence MELQLAITWVRMTLFHKSFLWILLFINIVGTVYGYDWYMWQLEITEPIFWIFVPDSPTASLFFCFVIIGWLLNTHFRLFEALALITLVKYGVWAVVMNLLTLNETGSIGAAGWMLVISHGAMALQGVLYWSNYKFGFLSIMIAAIWTLHNDIIDYVFGQMPIYGDLMKVMDKIGYFTFWLSIACIGLAVWNWKRRHKIVTETSQLVS, from the coding sequence ATAGAATTGCAGCTGGCAATAACTTGGGTACGCATGACGTTGTTTCATAAATCATTCTTATGGATTCTTTTATTCATCAATATTGTTGGAACGGTATACGGTTACGATTGGTACATGTGGCAGCTGGAAATTACAGAACCGATTTTTTGGATATTTGTACCGGATAGTCCAACAGCGAGTCTATTCTTCTGTTTTGTCATTATTGGCTGGCTGTTGAATACACACTTCAGATTATTCGAAGCTCTTGCACTCATTACCTTAGTGAAGTATGGGGTGTGGGCAGTTGTGATGAACTTGCTCACACTGAACGAAACAGGATCAATTGGAGCAGCCGGATGGATGCTTGTCATTTCTCATGGGGCTATGGCTCTGCAGGGAGTGCTATATTGGAGTAACTATAAATTCGGGTTCCTATCAATAATGATTGCTGCTATATGGACGTTGCATAATGACATCATAGACTATGTGTTTGGGCAGATGCCTATTTATGGGGACTTGATGAAGGTTATGGACAAAATTGGCTACTTCACTTTTTGGTTATCCATCGCTTGTATAGGACTCGCGGTATGGAATTGGAAGCGCCGTCATAAAATTGTAACAGAGACTAGTCAGCTAGTATCTTAA
- a CDS encoding zinc metallopeptidase: MNFLVYLGIIILLPLYAQFKVKSTYNKYSKVRSTSGMTGAQVARLILDHNGLQDVKVVETQGVLSDHYNPVTKIVALSSQNYHEASVAGTAVAAHEVGHAIQDKEAYAFLRFRHRLAPVAGITSNASWFFIMAGLIFSSMNSLLGIGIIMMAVGVVFQVVTLPVEFNASSRAMTQIVELGIIRNEEEPHAKKVLSAAAMTYVAATAVAVLELLRLVTIFLNRD; encoded by the coding sequence TTGAATTTCTTAGTGTATTTAGGCATCATTATTTTGCTGCCATTGTATGCACAGTTCAAAGTTAAAAGTACGTATAACAAGTATTCAAAGGTACGTTCTACATCTGGGATGACCGGTGCTCAAGTTGCTCGTCTAATTTTAGATCACAATGGATTGCAAGATGTAAAAGTCGTTGAAACACAAGGAGTTTTAAGCGATCACTACAATCCGGTCACTAAAATTGTTGCGCTGTCGAGTCAGAACTATCACGAAGCATCTGTTGCAGGAACAGCTGTAGCCGCACACGAAGTGGGACACGCGATTCAAGACAAAGAAGCGTATGCATTCCTTCGTTTTAGACATCGTCTAGCTCCTGTAGCCGGAATCACTTCGAATGCCAGCTGGTTCTTTATCATGGCGGGGCTGATTTTCTCGAGCATGAACAGTTTACTTGGAATCGGGATTATTATGATGGCAGTTGGAGTTGTTTTCCAGGTTGTCACATTGCCTGTTGAATTTAATGCTTCCAGCCGTGCTATGACTCAAATTGTGGAACTTGGAATCATTCGGAACGAAGAAGAACCCCATGCGAAAAAGGTATTAAGTGCAGCCGCAATGACTTATGTTGCAGCGACTGCCGTAGCAGTGCTTGAATTGCTTCGTCTTGTTACGATTTTTCTTAATCGGGACTAA